A genomic segment from Bufo bufo chromosome 8, aBufBuf1.1, whole genome shotgun sequence encodes:
- the ABHD16A gene encoding phosphatidylserine lipase ABHD16A — protein sequence MAAGGEGLMRRWIRGFGLLYLCIRGPRLYRVYRVHGRAAIGRGRPMQEGDAESSWESFYQPKALEKHTDSILACVSVLWTISYYCSPLAAFYMYRKGYMTGTRLIPLTQYGLTLMFLLAGIACLRGIGRWSNPQYIQFISILQRTKMDDCPENKKMLSNFNFDFRSWPVDFRWDETSSKDHQKLGLPGGVPLLKAEPRTRGAADSFFQRVQKLPCQITSYVVAHSFGRRMLYPGSVYLLQKALMPMLLQGQARLVEEYNGKRAKLLACDGNEIDTVFVDRRGSSERSGSKLVICCEGNAGFYEVGCVATPLEAGYSVLGWNHPGFAGSTGVPFPQNEANAMDAVVQYAVYRLGFKLQDIIVYAWSIGGFTATWAAMSYPDLSAVILDASFDDLVPLALKVMPESWRGLVTRTVRKYLNLNNAEQLCRYQGPILLIRRSKDEIITTTNPEDIASNRGNDLLLSLLQHRYPNVMTEEGRRAVRMWLSAATPEEEASVLSHYGVEEDWCLSVLASYKAENLGQYPWSVGEEMSIEGRQQLALYLAQKYLSSFEATHCTPLPASAFQMPWSI from the exons ATGGCGGCCGGGGGTGAGGGGCTCATGCGGAGGTGGATCAGGGGCTTCGGGCTGCTTTACCTCTGCATCCGGGGCCCTCGCCTCTATCGGGTGTACCGGGTACACGGCCGGGCGGCGATCGGGAGAGGCCGGCCCATGCAGGAAGGAGACGCCGAGAGCTCCTGG GAATCCTTCTATCAACCAAAGGCTTTGGAGAAACACACAGACAGCATCCTGGCATGT GTCTCTGTGCTGTGGACCATCTCGTACTACTGCTCCCCCCTCGCTGCCTTCTATATGTACAGAAAAG GGTATATGACTGGGACCCGGCTGATACCTCTAACACAGTACGGCTTAACACTTATGTTCCTGCTGGCGGGAATAGCGTGTTTAAGAG GTATAGGCAGATGGAGCAATCCTCAGTATATTCAGTTTATCAGCATTTTACAGAGAACCAAGATGGATGATTGTCCAGAGAACAAG AAAATGTTGTCCAATTTCAACTTTGACTTCCGCAGTTGGCCGGTGGACTTCCGGTGGGATGAAACCAGCAG TAAAGATCACCAGAAGCTGGGGCTACCAGGAGGTGTTCCTCTACTCAAGGCCGAACCCAGGACACGAGGCGCCGCTGACAGTTTCTTCCAGAGGGTTCAGAAGCTGCCTTGTCAGATAACCAG TTACGTTGTAGCGCACTCGTTTGGCCGGCGGATGCTGTACCCAGGCTCGGTGTACCTCTTACAGAAGGCGCTCATGCCTATGTTATTACAGGGACAGGCCCGTCTTGTGGAAGAG TATAATGGGAAACGAGCCAAGCTGCTGGCATGCGACGGAAATGAAATCGACACCGTGTTTGTGGACCGTAGAGGCTCCAGTGAGCGCAGCGGGTCAAAGCTG GTTATCTGCTGTGAGGGGAACGCTGGGTTCTATGAGGTCGGCTGCGTTGCTACGCCACTTGAAG ctgGTTACTCTGTCCTTGGCTGGAATCACCCTGGATTTGCAGGCAGTACG GGTGTACCTTTTCCTCAGAACGAAGCCAACGCCATGGATGCAGTGGTGCAGTACGCGGTGTACCGCCTCGGCTTCAAGCTGCAAGACATCATTGTGTACGCCTGGTCTATCGGGGGCTTCACAG CCACATGGGCCGCCATGTCCTATCCAGACCTCAGCGCCGTCATCCTTGACGCCTCCTTCGATGACCTTGTTCCTCTGGCCCTGAAAGTGATGCCAGAAAGTTGGA GAGGACTTGTAACCAGAACTGTTCGGAAGTATCTAAACCTTAACAACGCGGAGCAGCTCTGCAG GTATCAGGGACCTATACTACTGATCAGAAGATCAAAGGATGAAATCATTACAACCAC AAACCCAGAAGACATTGCCTCAAACAGAGGAAATGATCTTCTCCTCAGTCTACTGCAGCATCG TTACCCCAATGTGATGACAGAAGAGGGCAGGAGGGCAGTGAGAATGTGGCTCTCGGCCGCCACTCCAGAAGAAGAAG CTTCTGTACTAAGTCACTACGGAGTAGAGGAGGACTGGTGTCTGTCTGTCCTAGCGTCGTATAAAGCAGAGAATTTGGGACAGTATCCGTGGAGTGTAG GGGAGGAAATGAGTATAGAAGGACGGCAGCAGCTGGCGCTATACCTT GCACAGAAGTATCTAAGCAGCTTTGAAGCCACGCACTGTACCCCCCTCCCGGCCAGCGCCTTCCAGATGCCCtggagtatataa